The following proteins are encoded in a genomic region of Bacteroidota bacterium:
- a CDS encoding peptidoglycan DD-metalloendopeptidase family protein, translating into MRLFFLALLCLCGIAAPVLLHGNNTPEEKPHVVELIAALPEMNEPEVVLLLDSLMDCHTDTALRPLFEAIKIRIAELRAITPEATAGDFPAHAFYGSWDTRHLFAYPDSLYKADVSVLLDLGRFVAPVQGRITSGYGWRDSAMHRGIDIDLNRGDSVRAAFAGRVRFAARCGGYGNVVVVRHANGLETLYAHLWKIAVKPGDELRAGAALGRGGSTGHSTGTHLHFEMRFRGVAINPAWLLKLPELKLHAQQVHLVRTREGFAVRPANCTHHTVQRGDSPYRIARRYGCTTAELKSWNNWQKQPPLKAGQQVRIVAPGE; encoded by the coding sequence ATGCGCCTTTTTTTTCTGGCATTGCTATGTCTGTGTGGTATTGCTGCGCCGGTATTGTTGCATGGCAACAATACGCCGGAGGAAAAGCCGCATGTGGTTGAGCTGATTGCGGCATTGCCGGAAATGAATGAACCGGAAGTGGTGCTGCTGCTCGATTCGCTGATGGATTGCCACACCGATACGGCTTTGCGGCCTTTGTTTGAGGCAATCAAAATCCGGATTGCTGAACTGCGTGCCATCACACCCGAAGCCACAGCGGGCGATTTTCCTGCACATGCGTTTTATGGTTCGTGGGACACACGGCATCTTTTTGCGTACCCTGATTCGCTATACAAAGCCGATGTAAGTGTGCTGCTCGATCTTGGCCGTTTTGTGGCGCCGGTGCAGGGGCGTATTACTTCGGGTTACGGCTGGCGCGATTCGGCCATGCACCGGGGCATCGACATCGACCTCAATCGTGGCGATTCGGTGCGTGCGGCTTTTGCCGGGCGGGTGCGTTTTGCCGCGCGTTGCGGTGGTTACGGCAATGTAGTAGTGGTGCGTCACGCCAACGGACTGGAAACACTGTATGCGCACCTTTGGAAAATTGCCGTAAAGCCGGGCGATGAACTCAGGGCCGGTGCTGCTTTGGGGCGCGGCGGCTCCACCGGACATTCAACCGGCACGCACCTGCATTTCGAAATGCGCTTTCGCGGTGTGGCCATCAATCCCGCATGGCTGCTGAAATTGCCCGAACTTAAACTGCATGCGCAGCAGGTGCATCTGGTGCGCACCCGCGAAGGATTTGCCGTGCGCCCCGCAAACTGCACACACCACACTGTACAGCGCGGCGATTCGCCCTACCGCATTGCACGCCGCTACGGCTGCACCACGGCAGAACTCAAAAGCTGGAACAACTGGCAAAAACAGCCGCCGCTCAAAGCCGGGCAGCAGGTGCGCATTGTGGCGCCGGGAGAGTAG